The Chloroflexota bacterium DNA segment TATAGAGCTTCAACGTCGGCCATATTGTCGGCAGCCGCACATATGGAGACCCGGCTGCAGCCACATTGTCGCCAGCCGACAATATGGCCAGGGGGCCGCCGGCGTTCGGCGGATGCCGGGCAGGCGGATCTGCGATACCTAGTCTCGAATCCCGCCTGGTGATCGCCCCGCCAGCGGCAGGCGCAGCACAAAGAACACGCCCTGATCGGTGTCCTTGGTGGGGTGCACGCCAAAGCCCAGCGACAGCTTGAGCGCGTGATTGGCCACGCGATCGCCGGCGCTCCGTGATCGCACCTGAAAGCAGCCGAGGGTCGTGGCTCGCTCGATCAACTCGTTCTGCAGCGCGGTTCCCACGCCGCGGCGCCGCTGATCGTCGGCGACGGCGAAGGCCAGCACGTACGCCTCGCGCATGGGCTCGCCGCGCAGGGTCAGGCTCGGTCGGTCGGAGTCGGGTCCGATTTCCTGGACGACAAAACGGAGAAACCCAACCACACGGTTAGCCGTCACCGCGACCAGCGTGTGTATCTCCAGGTGCCACTCGGCCTCATAGGCGAAGTACTCGGCCTGACCCACGGCATCGGCCAGATCGCGCGCCGCCTTCTCACGCGAATCGCCAGGTCCGCAGTACTCGATCGCGATGCCGGCCATGTCGCACGCCAACGATGCCGGCCGATGGCGAGCCGTCGCAACTCGGACACCGTCGCGGGTGGGGCGATATGCTAGCGGCAGGCTTGCGAGCTATTTCAAGCACGCAAAGGAGCGTGGCCGGTGCTGAGATTCGCCGAAGAAATCATGCTGCTCCTGCTCGACGACGAGGGCGGGGACTTCCTGCACGTCTCCGACTGGTCGCTGCGCTGTGCGTTGGCCGGTGCGGTGCTCATGGACCTGGCGTTGGAGAACCGCATCGACACCGACCTCAAGCAGCTCGTCCTGGTCGATGCCACGCCCGTCGGGGATGACCTGCTCGACCCAACCCTCGAAAGAATCGCCGCGTCCGACGAGACGCGCGACGCCGCCCATTGGGTCCACCAGACGGCGCGCCAATCCGACCAGATCCGCGACCGCGCGCTGGCGCGTCTCACGGAGCACGGCATTCTCGAGCGCCGGGACGAGAGTTTCCTGTGGGTGTTCAAGTCGCGGCGCTATCCGGCGGTGGACGGCAAGGCCGATCGCGAAGTCAAGCTGCGGATCATGGGTGTGCTCTTCAGCGACGAGATCCCCGACCCGCGCGACATCGTCATCGTCTGCCTCGCCGAGGCCTGCGGCATCTTTCAAGCGCTGCTGTCCACGCGCGAGCTGACCACGGCGTCCGCGCGCATCGAGCAGGTGCGCAAGCTCGACCTGATCGGGCAGGCCATCTCGCAGGCCGTGTGGGATATCGAGACGTCCCTGGCCATGGCCATGCACCCGCCCATGTAGCAGCCGCCTCCGGGCGGCGGTGTGTGGCTAGGGCGAAAAGACGCTCGTCACGGCGCCCGCGCTCGCCGACGAGACTTGCGCGGCGTACTTGGCCATCACCCCGCCGGGATAGCGCGCCGGCGGCGGCGACCAGGCCGCCAGGCGCTCCGCGATCTCGTCGTCCGACAGCGCCACCTCCAGGCGGCGGCCCACGGGGTCGAGGGTGATGCGCTCGCCGTCGCGCACGATGGCAATGGGCCCGCCGTGCGCGGCCTCCGGCGCCACGTGCCCCACCATGCGTCCGTGAGAGGCGCCCGAAAACCGGCCGTCAGTCATCAGGGCCACGGAGTCACCTAGGCCGGCGCCCTGCAGCGCGCCGGTCACCTGCAGCATCTCGCGCATGCCGGGTCCGCCCACCGGCCCCTCATAGCGAATCACCACGAAATCGCCGGGCGCGATCTCGCCCGCCTCCAGCGCCGCGTAGCACGCGGCCTCGCCGTCGAAGACTCGCGCCGGTCCGCTGAATGGCGTCTGTTCCTGTCCCGAGACCTTCGCGACGCAGCCGTCGGGAGCCAGATTGCCGCGCAGAATGGCAATCCCGCCGCTGGCCTTCACCGGCGCGTCGATGCTCTTGATCACGTCGCCGGCGGCGTCCGACCGCTCTGCGGCGGCCGCTATCTCCGCCACTGTCCGACCATCCACGTTCCGCGCGTCCGCATGCAGCAGGTCGCGCGACGCCAGCTCGGCGGCGATGACGGACAGGCCGCCGGCCGCATGGACGTCCGATGCCACGAAGCGTCCGGTGGGCTTGAGGTCGGTGATGATCGGCGTGCGCTCGGCGATGCGGTCGAAATCCTCGAGTTCGAGGTCAACGCCCGCCTCGTGAGCAATGGCCATCAGGTGCAGCACGGCGTTGGTGGAACCGCCGGTAGCCGCCAACGAGGCGATGGCGTTCTCCATGGACGCGCGGGTGATCACGTCGCGCGGGCGCACGTCGCGCCGCAGCAGGTCGACCGCCAGCTCGCCGGAGGCGACCGCCGCCTCGGCCTTGGCGGCGTTCGTCGCGGGAACCGCGTTGGCGCCCGCCGGGCTAATCCCTAGGAACTCCAGCGCCGTGGCCATGGTGTTGGCGGTGAACTGCCCGCCGCACGCACCGGCGCCGGGACAGGCGGCGTCCTCGATGGCCAACAGCTCGGCGTCGTCGATGCGCCCGGCGGCGTGCGTGCCCACGCCTTCGAACACATCCTGGATCGTCACGTCGCGCCCCCGGTGAACCCCGGGCGCGATGCTGCCGGTATAGAACGCCAGCCCCGGCAGGTTGAGCCGCGCCAGCACCATCGCGCCGGCGGGAATGGTCTTGTCACAGCCGACGAGCACCACCAGCGCGTCGACGCAGTGCCCCCGCGCCGCCAGCTCGATGGAGTCGGCGATGACCTCGCGGCTCACCAGCGAAGCGCGCATGCCTTCGGTGCCCATCGCCACGCCGTCGGAGACGGAAATGGTGTTGATCTCCACCGGCGTGCCGCCCGCCGCCCGCACCCCGGCCTTGACGTGCTCGGCCATTTCGCGGTGGTTGAAGTTGCACGGCATGGTCTCAATCCACTGGTGCGCCACGCCGATGATGGGACGCCGCAGATCCTCGTCGGTAAAGCCGATGGCCTTGAGCATGGAGCGTGCGGGGGCGCGCGCCGGGCCTTGGGTCATGGCGGCGCTGTTCGGTCGCGGCAGCGGAGGCATGGCAGGTCCTTCGAAGAGTCAGGAAAATGGCCGCGGGCCAGTGCCCGCGACCGGTGGTGCGCTGAGTCGCACCGTCACGAATGATATATCCCGCAGCGCGACCGGGTAGCGAGTCATACCGGTTTCGTCAATCCGGCGGACGGAAACTCTGGCGTGACCCCTCCGTCACTCCGGCGAAGAGCCTGCCCCGTACTCGATACGGGGCCGGAATCCAGGTCCCCGCCCGCTGGCGACCGGCGCAGGGACAACCCTCGCGGCTGCCCGGCCCGAGCCCATCCGCGTAGGGGCACCCCTCGTGGGCGCCCGTTCGCGATCTCCCGAGCCAGCCGCCCCGGTCCGGTCCCCTCTCCCTCGACTTCCGCTCTTTCCACCTGGTAGGGGGAGGGCTGGGGAGGGGGTCAGAGCCTGCCCCGAGTCGATTCGGAGGTGAGGGGGTTCCCCACCCACAGCCCCGCCGACCGCCTCGTCCCGTCAATCCTGGTGAAACAGCTCCTCCAGCATCTCCAGCGGCACCAGGCCCGAACTCATGTCCACGTCCAGGATGTCCGTGTGCAGGTCCTGCCAGCGCAGCTGGGACTCCGACTTCGCCAGGTATTCCGTCGCCGCGTCCCAGTCGTCGCACTCCAACAGGCCGATGGCGTGGTGGCCGAAGAGCACGATGGTGTAGTTGCGAATGCCCGCGACGGTATTCTCGGCCAGCAATTCGGGCCACACGTTGGCGTGAGTCTCCCGGTAGGCGTCGATCTTGTCGGGCTTGATCGGCAGGGCAAAGGCGATGCGCGGCATGACGTTCTCCAGCACCAGATATATAGCCGCTAGCAGCATGCGTCGCCGCCGGTGACTCGTCCACACACCTTTAGCGGAAACCGGCTGGACCGCGCCGAGCGCGAGCGGCGC contains these protein-coding regions:
- a CDS encoding GNAT family N-acetyltransferase — translated: MAGIAIEYCGPGDSREKAARDLADAVGQAEYFAYEAEWHLEIHTLVAVTANRVVGFLRFVVQEIGPDSDRPSLTLRGEPMREAYVLAFAVADDQRRRGVGTALQNELIERATTLGCFQVRSRSAGDRVANHALKLSLGFGVHPTKDTDQGVFFVLRLPLAGRSPGGIRD
- a CDS encoding GPP34 family phosphoprotein, translated to MLRFAEEIMLLLLDDEGGDFLHVSDWSLRCALAGAVLMDLALENRIDTDLKQLVLVDATPVGDDLLDPTLERIAASDETRDAAHWVHQTARQSDQIRDRALARLTEHGILERRDESFLWVFKSRRYPAVDGKADREVKLRIMGVLFSDEIPDPRDIVIVCLAEACGIFQALLSTRELTTASARIEQVRKLDLIGQAISQAVWDIETSLAMAMHPPM
- the ilvD gene encoding dihydroxy-acid dehydratase, translated to MPPLPRPNSAAMTQGPARAPARSMLKAIGFTDEDLRRPIIGVAHQWIETMPCNFNHREMAEHVKAGVRAAGGTPVEINTISVSDGVAMGTEGMRASLVSREVIADSIELAARGHCVDALVVLVGCDKTIPAGAMVLARLNLPGLAFYTGSIAPGVHRGRDVTIQDVFEGVGTHAAGRIDDAELLAIEDAACPGAGACGGQFTANTMATALEFLGISPAGANAVPATNAAKAEAAVASGELAVDLLRRDVRPRDVITRASMENAIASLAATGGSTNAVLHLMAIAHEAGVDLELEDFDRIAERTPIITDLKPTGRFVASDVHAAGGLSVIAAELASRDLLHADARNVDGRTVAEIAAAAERSDAAGDVIKSIDAPVKASGGIAILRGNLAPDGCVAKVSGQEQTPFSGPARVFDGEAACYAALEAGEIAPGDFVVIRYEGPVGGPGMREMLQVTGALQGAGLGDSVALMTDGRFSGASHGRMVGHVAPEAAHGGPIAIVRDGERITLDPVGRRLEVALSDDEIAERLAAWSPPPARYPGGVMAKYAAQVSSASAGAVTSVFSP
- a CDS encoding L-rhamnose mutarotase, producing MLLAAIYLVLENVMPRIAFALPIKPDKIDAYRETHANVWPELLAENTVAGIRNYTIVLFGHHAIGLLECDDWDAATEYLAKSESQLRWQDLHTDILDVDMSSGLVPLEMLEELFHQD